AACGCCTTCTTTAATCTTTAATCCTTTGGCATCTATCTGTCGTTGTAGTTCTTCCCATATTTTTTCGTCTTTGCCTGTGTAGATTAATCGTTCTTTGAATGCCCAGACCGTGGAACGGTCTGGGATTCTTTCAGGGAATCCTAAAAACTTGTGGAATGAAATACGATCATTTGCTTGTCTTTCAAGTTCAGGATCCAACAATCCATACCACGATTGCAAAACCAACATCTTCATCATAACTATTTCATCATTATTAGGCCTGCCACCCAGTTCTGTACGATTATCATACATTTCCCTAATAATCGGCCTAAAAACCCCCAATCAATAAGAGGATCAATCTCAGCCAACTTATCACCAAGCTCTTCCACACGAACATACTCTTTCCTCATGAAAAAATCATAAAACGACTTCATAATACTTCTATACCCTTAATAATATATAAATTTATTGCATTTAGCATTTAAACCCACATTAACAAATAAAAAATAAACCAAAAGATTAAAATCGAAAAAAATCAAATGGTTTATAAAAATTCTCAAATATTTTTTTTAAGACTATATTTTTTTAAACAGTATCAAGACTAATAAAAATTCAAACAATTTTTTTTACAAATTGCAGATCTCATCGGGAATTTCTCTAAGTGAAATCAGATCTTTTGCAATGCACAGAACAGTTAAAATCACCCGCACCAAGAATCCTGGTAAAATTGTACCTAAAAAGCCGGTTAATAAAACCAAAAGTATTATCAAATAATATGGAATTCTGAATATTAAAAGTAGACGGCTTTTACAGTCATCCCATCTAAATGAGGAAATGAATATTAGGCTCAGTGATAAAAGTGCAACAGCTAGTGATATGCACATAATCCATGTATCAATGCTTGAAAGTTCACTTCCATACGATAACATTAAAACATGTTTGATACCAGCAGCCGCTCCAACAATTCCAAGAAGCAATGGAAAATGGGAGTATATCCAAAGCTGATATTTGACAATTTGATCTCCGCGTTCCTGTACTCTTGCTTCAGCACCTCCGGCCTCTTCAAAGTATCCCCACCATATGCTGAAAGATATTAATAGACCCATTAATCCTATAATTGCTGTGTAAATATTGAATCCAACATTACTAATGGCCAAAACAACACTCACAATTGCTTCTCCAATAACAATTATGGTGAAAAGACCAAACCTTTCAGGTAAATGAGTTGGATGTGTAGGAAAATTTATATGAAGATCCCCTGCTCTAAAAGGTGTTAAGAAATCAACAAATAAAGCAACTCCCCAGAGTACAAAACGATAAGGAGCAGGTATAAATGCAGATATCAACCATATAGTGGCAGCAATACCAAAACCAATACTGTAACGACGTGTTAATGGACGTGCATCAGGCAAATTTCTTCCAACTTTAACATACTGAGCAACAAGAATAAATCTCAAAACAGCATAAGAGATAGCAAAACCCTCACCAGTGGTTGTCAAAGCATTCCTAACGTTAACTGCCAACGAAGCAACAACAACCATCTGCAACATTGTCAAGGCCCTATTTAAGATATCATCGGTTCCAAAACGGTCCAAATAAAATGTATGACCCGACCAACCCCACCAGATAGCAAAAAATAGGGGAATAGATTCTAAAAAAGTAATGGGTGTATAATTAGCACTTAAATTTAATGCAATCTGTGAAATGGCCGCAACAAAAATCAGATCGTACAGTAGTTCCAACCAGTCAGAACGTTTTTCCAAACTTTGATCATCATTTGATCGTAAAGTTGGCAGTACAACAAAATCTTTTCTAAGCTTCATAGGCCCCCACAATAATCATTAATATGAATATAATTTTACTATTAAATTTTTTTTTGATTCAATAATAAAGTACACTATACTATTAGCTTTAAAAAAATTTATAATTACCGATACCCTTCAACTAAACTCCACCACTAATTAGAAGTCAAAATAAAGTTTTACACCAAAATTTTCAATTACTCTTCATAATCTTAAAAAAAATATGGTAAAACTAATCAATTACAAAAAATATTTCACATTTTAATGAACTATATTTAGTCATTAATTTAACTATTAACCTTCAATTTTTCTTTGATCTCTTCAAATAATTCAATATGGTCCTTCATATCTTCTGTAAGAAAATAAACAGCACCATACTTATTATCAACAGGTGTTGCAATGATATTATGTTCTTCCAAAAGTTTTAAATGATGCCTAACGGTTTTATAATTCAATTCAAGAATTTCTGATAAATTATATACATTATATGGTTCTGTTTTGAGTAAATCCATAATCCTCACTCTGTTAAACCCGCCTTTACTTCCTTTGAATAACCACCACAACAAGCTTTCCATTTGTATCCCTTAATGATATTATAAAGAAAAATATTAATATTAAAACTTTTACTTTTAAACTTTAAATTAAGTTAAGTTGAACAAGTATTTAAAATTTAACATTAATAATCATTTTTTTTCAGAACTGCAGATAATAAATCAAGATTAACTAAACAAAATTGTAAAATTCATACTGTTGGGTGTTAATAAAAAAATAATAAGCACCAAAAAAAGATATCTAAAAAAATTCTTCCCATAAATCAAATATCATATTTCAATAAAATACTCAAAAATCACAAAAAATCTTAAAAATGTGTAATAATTAAAAATAGCTATCGCTAAAACCTTCCCAAAAATAGTATAATTGTTCCTTATAATATGTTTTATGCATAAATTAGACAATAATTAAAAATTAATTAAAATTATAAAAAATGCATAAAAAATTTTTAAATTTATAATATTCAATTGTTTATATTATGCTGATATACAGAGTACCAAAACCAACAACAAAACATAATACAGCAGTTATATATGTGGATGTTCTGGAACCTTCCATCAATTTGGTTGAACTGTAAAGTAAAAGAGGTACGAGTAAAAGTAGGATAATAGCACCTGCAAGATAGAATATACGCATTTTAATAAAACCTCCACACCATTTTATCTTCAATAATACTCTTCTGAATTAAATTCAGATATTTCCAATTAAATTTAAATTCATTTCTATTTAAGATTAACCACACTGAAATAAATGGATATCCTAAGTTAAGCAAAATTATTTGGTAACAGCGGTTAATACATTAATAAAGAAGATCATTTTTTGGAGATTTTTCACTGTATAAAAGAATGGAATGAATTGTTAAAAAATAATCGGAGGTGGATGTCAATGGATGTTGTTAAAGCATTAAATTCCCGTTTTACTTGTAGAGCATTTAAACAGGATCCAGTAACAAAAGAGACTATTCTTAAAATAATGGAAGAAGCAACCCATTCCCCTTCATGGGCAAATACACAACCATGGGAAATATTTGTAGCGGGGGGCGATGCATTAGAAAGGATTCGAAGAAATTTTATGGAATCATATGCAAATGATGAACCCATAACTCCAGAAATACCCTGGGTTGAAAACTGGCCAAGCGCCATGGAAGAACGGATAAAGGAACTTGGAATAGGCCGATTTAAACATCTGGGAATTTCAAGGGACGATAAGATAGCTAAAAACGCGAATTGGAGATTAAATTTCAAATTTTTCGATGCACCATTAGTTGTATATCTATGCATGCATGAGAGCCTAACTGAATGGTCAATTTTCGATCTTGGATTATTATCACAGAGCATAATGCTGGCTGCACAGGAACATGGAGTAGACTCTGCACCATCAGTAAATCTTGTTGCATATCCCAATTTCATAAGAAAAGAACTAGAAATTCCAGAAGAACTCATGATAGTCTTTGGAATTGCACTGGGATATAAAGATGAAAAAAGCCCTCAAAATACATACAAAAGCCCAAGACGCCCAATAGAAGAAGTAGTCAGAACAAAAGGATTTTAAAAATTTTTTAAAAAAAATAGATTCTAAATATCTGTTTAATCTAAAA
This is a stretch of genomic DNA from Methanobacterium spitsbergense. It encodes these proteins:
- a CDS encoding low temperature requirement protein A, coding for MKLRKDFVVLPTLRSNDDQSLEKRSDWLELLYDLIFVAAISQIALNLSANYTPITFLESIPLFFAIWWGWSGHTFYLDRFGTDDILNRALTMLQMVVVASLAVNVRNALTTTGEGFAISYAVLRFILVAQYVKVGRNLPDARPLTRRYSIGFGIAATIWLISAFIPAPYRFVLWGVALFVDFLTPFRAGDLHINFPTHPTHLPERFGLFTIIVIGEAIVSVVLAISNVGFNIYTAIIGLMGLLISFSIWWGYFEEAGGAEARVQERGDQIVKYQLWIYSHFPLLLGIVGAAAGIKHVLMLSYGSELSSIDTWIMCISLAVALLSLSLIFISSFRWDDCKSRLLLIFRIPYYLIILLVLLTGFLGTILPGFLVRVILTVLCIAKDLISLREIPDEICNL
- a CDS encoding ArsR/SmtB family transcription factor produces the protein MESLLWWLFKGSKGGFNRVRIMDLLKTEPYNVYNLSEILELNYKTVRHHLKLLEEHNIIATPVDNKYGAVYFLTEDMKDHIELFEEIKEKLKVNS
- a CDS encoding nitroreductase, whose protein sequence is MDVVKALNSRFTCRAFKQDPVTKETILKIMEEATHSPSWANTQPWEIFVAGGDALERIRRNFMESYANDEPITPEIPWVENWPSAMEERIKELGIGRFKHLGISRDDKIAKNANWRLNFKFFDAPLVVYLCMHESLTEWSIFDLGLLSQSIMLAAQEHGVDSAPSVNLVAYPNFIRKELEIPEELMIVFGIALGYKDEKSPQNTYKSPRRPIEEVVRTKGF